The Flavobacterium johnsoniae genomic sequence AGCTGAATTAATTTTTGATCAATTGTTTGTTTTGTGACAATACTGTCTTTTCCATAATAAACAATATTGTAAGTTGTTCCTTGAGCTTTACCTGAAATGACATATCGGTTCCATTCAGCAGGACAATAAGATGTTAAGCTGAATAGAAAAACAATAAAAATCAATAATTTATGTACTCGAATGTTTATCAATGGTCAATAATAAATTTGTTTTTTATTCTATTATAAAAAAGATTATACTTTGTAAAATTGCTCCCATTCTTTACGCGGCGGCGGTCCGACAAGAAGTTCATTCGCATTTTTACTGCTGGTGATTATTTTATTTTTCCTATCAAAAACAATTTTTTCTCCAGTCCATTGCGCTAAAACTCCAAGACAGAAAACCTGGCTTAAAGGTCCAGCTATCTCAAAAGGAGAACGTGTTTTTTCTTCTCCTTTACAAGCTTTTAGAAAATTAGCAAAATGATTGGATGTACTTTCTGGTACAAAAGGCAGTCGTGAAGCCATTTCTTTTGCTTTTTCTTCTGGAATAATCGACAAAGTACTTCCGTGTGAACCTCCCTTAAAAGTCAAATCTTTACTATAAATAATTTTACCCGGATTTAGTTTTGCAGGTAAAACAGCACCATTGCTTGGCGGTGGAATATTCGGATCTAAACCTTGTTCTCCATAGCCTGAAGGTATTGGCGGAAGATTGTCAACACCATCGTACCATTTTATTTCGACTGGCGGTTTACTATCTCTTTTTGGAAATTTAAATGAAAGTGTAGTCGACATTGGAAAGAAAAAATCATTGTGACCATCTAACTTAATAGGGTCTACTTCATAAGGAAGTCCAAGATCTAAAAACTGATGGGCTGTATCCAGAATATGCGCTCCCCAATCTCCTAATGCTCCCATTCCAAAATCAAACCAGCATCGCCATTGACCGTTTACAAATTCTTTATTAAATTGATGCCCATAAGTCTGCATCTGCCAAATTTTCCAATCTAAAGTACTTGGTATAGGTTCAGCAGGTGGAAACGATTTAATTTTAGGATCCCATCCGTGCCAGCGTCTAGGCGAATTCATGTGCGCCGTGATGGCAGTTACATCTTTTATAATTCCTGCTTCTGTCCAAGCTTTAAACTGAAAATAATTAGCTTCAGAATGACCTTGATTTCCCATTTGGGTTACTACTTTCGGATGTTTTTTTGCAGCTTTCATCATAAGCTCAACTTCATTAAAAGTACGCGACATCGGTTTTTCTACATAAACATGTTTCCCAAGATTAATTGCCATCATTGTAATAGGAAAATGAGAAAAATCAGGAGTACCAATGCAAACTGCTTCTATTTGATTTCCCATTTTATCGAACATTTGCCTGAAATCTTTAAATCGAGGCACATTAGGAAACTGTTTCAATATATCTAAAGTTTGAGGCGCTTCCATATCTACATCGCAGAGTGCTACGATATTTGCTAATCCTGTATTATAGAGTTCACGAATTATATCTGCACCGCGATTACCAATTCCGACACAGGCAAGGTTTACTTTGTCGGCAGTTGTTTTAGGAAATTTTAATTCATTCGAAAACAAAAAGCTTGGTATTGCGGTAGCAGCTGCAGTGGCTAATAAAGTATCGGTTAAAAATTTTCTTCTTGAATAATTGTTGTCTGACATATATATGGTTTTTTAGATAGTCGATAAAGAGATGGGACTTTTTTAAATAATCAAACTTCAGCATTTGCCGAAACTTCTAACGATATATTTAGTGGAAAAAACAATCTTGAAAAAAAACTGTAAGATTGTAAGAAAGTTCATTAATCAAAGAACAATATTATTATTGAATTTAAAAACACAAATCGTGTCAATTTTTAAACTTTTTGATTCATATAACAGCTAAAACTATATGTAGCGCATGTATTTGTATTAAAAAAATAAATCAAACCAATTTTAAGTTTATTGATAAAGATAAAGAAAAGTCAGTTTCAAAAGCTTTCGGGATTACGTAACTTTTTATTACAATTCATCAGGTTGCGAAAAATTCTAAACAATTCCTTCTTTTTTACAACTCAATTTTTCGCAAATGAAAATTTGACAATACTGGAATAAAATCATATAACAAATCTGATATTCTAAACAGTAATTTTAAAATAATCTAATTGAAAGATTAGATATGCTTATTCAATCTATAAAACTTATCAATATGAGATCTCACAATTACACATCTAATGAATTTGAATTTGAAATGAATTCTTATGAGGAACAGCTACTTTTAAATTACGATGATTATCTAGAAGGCGATTACAGCAATAGTCTGAAATCTTCTAATCACTATAATCTAGAACTTGGAGATTTGGAAGATAATTTAGAATATGATTTCGAATCAGAGTATGATGAAAATGATTGGGAAGAAGAAGATTTAAATGAAAATTCTGCTGGGGAATATGATGCAAATGAAGAAAAACCAGGAAGTTTTGAAATGCTTAGCTAAACTAGTTCTTCCAGATAATTATAGATATACTGTAAATAAAAAAGCCGTTCCGTAATGGAATGGCTTTTCTATTTTGATTGCGTTTATAAGCGTGAAGCTACTTTATCATATTTATTTCCCGATGCAATATCTAACTTTCCTTTATCTATAAGGGGTTTAGAATGTAAAGATGTACATTAGGTGTAGTTATTAGATAAAGTTTAGAGTAATTAATGGTAGTAAAAATAATTAGTAAATTCCTAATTTTTAATTTTGTTACGTCCTTCATTTCAATATTCAGCTAATTTTAGTCAAGTTGCAGTTTCAAATCTATCAACTACATTCATCATTGTACAGCTTTTTTTGTGTAATTTATTATAGCATTTCTTGCCATATTTGACATTAATTCAAAGGTTATTAATTTGTCCTGGGTTTTAGTCCATTCCCCAGATGGACTTTCTACTCGATTTTCTTTTTTCATTTTCTTAAGTAATACTTCTCGTCTTTTAATATTATCTATAATATGAAAAAAACGATTGTTAGATGTATTATT encodes the following:
- a CDS encoding Gfo/Idh/MocA family protein, with product MSDNNYSRRKFLTDTLLATAAATAIPSFLFSNELKFPKTTADKVNLACVGIGNRGADIIRELYNTGLANIVALCDVDMEAPQTLDILKQFPNVPRFKDFRQMFDKMGNQIEAVCIGTPDFSHFPITMMAINLGKHVYVEKPMSRTFNEVELMMKAAKKHPKVVTQMGNQGHSEANYFQFKAWTEAGIIKDVTAITAHMNSPRRWHGWDPKIKSFPPAEPIPSTLDWKIWQMQTYGHQFNKEFVNGQWRCWFDFGMGALGDWGAHILDTAHQFLDLGLPYEVDPIKLDGHNDFFFPMSTTLSFKFPKRDSKPPVEIKWYDGVDNLPPIPSGYGEQGLDPNIPPPSNGAVLPAKLNPGKIIYSKDLTFKGGSHGSTLSIIPEEKAKEMASRLPFVPESTSNHFANFLKACKGEEKTRSPFEIAGPLSQVFCLGVLAQWTGEKIVFDRKNKIITSSKNANELLVGPPPRKEWEQFYKV